In one Fodinicola acaciae genomic region, the following are encoded:
- a CDS encoding class I fructose-bisphosphate aldolase has translation MSTRADLAELGLGAGKKARLHRILHQHGLRNGTALFLPYDQGLEHGPRDFFANPAASDPKYIMRLALAGGFNGIAIQIGLAEKFYWDYAGEIPLILKLNGKTDIPSSDRALSPLHATVADAVRLGADAVGYTLYVGTPAQEADFGQYQQVRRDAQRYGMPLIVWAYPRGSAVDAKGGKDSFYAVDYAARTAAELGADLVKVNFPHPEKRTGVQRAYDTEFTSQQAIDSVVRSANRTLLLVSGGARNDDVSMLEKARQSMEAGATGLIFGRNVWQRDHDESLRFVERLHDILAKYPSH, from the coding sequence ATGAGCACACGAGCGGATCTGGCCGAACTCGGCCTCGGCGCCGGCAAGAAAGCCCGCCTGCACCGCATCCTGCACCAACACGGCCTTCGCAACGGGACCGCGCTTTTCCTGCCGTACGACCAGGGGCTGGAACACGGTCCGCGAGACTTCTTCGCCAATCCGGCCGCGAGCGACCCGAAATACATCATGCGACTCGCGCTCGCCGGCGGATTCAACGGCATCGCGATCCAGATCGGCCTCGCCGAGAAGTTCTACTGGGACTACGCCGGCGAGATCCCGCTGATCCTCAAGCTGAACGGCAAGACCGACATCCCGTCTTCTGATCGCGCACTGTCGCCGTTGCATGCGACCGTCGCCGACGCGGTACGGCTCGGCGCCGACGCGGTCGGCTACACGCTTTACGTCGGCACGCCGGCGCAGGAAGCGGATTTCGGTCAGTACCAACAGGTCCGGCGGGACGCTCAACGTTACGGCATGCCGCTGATCGTCTGGGCTTATCCGCGCGGCTCGGCCGTCGACGCGAAAGGCGGCAAGGACTCGTTTTATGCCGTCGACTACGCCGCGCGTACGGCCGCCGAGCTCGGCGCCGATCTGGTCAAGGTGAACTTTCCCCATCCGGAGAAGCGAACCGGCGTCCAACGCGCGTACGACACCGAGTTCACCAGCCAGCAGGCGATCGACTCGGTTGTCCGGTCGGCAAACCGTACGCTGCTGCTGGTTTCGGGTGGCGCGCGCAACGATGACGTGTCGATGCTGGAAAAAGCGCGTCAGTCGATGGAAGCCGGCGCGACCGGACTGATCTTCGGCCGCAACGTCTGGCAGCGAGACCACGACGAGTCGCTCCGTTTCGTCGAGCGTCTCCACGACATCCTGGCCAAATATCCCAGCCACTGA
- a CDS encoding tautomerase family protein, whose amino-acid sequence MPFVRITLSTDRPEPMRAAVAEGVRRALVSALGVPPDDRFQIVDAQPAAAFHVDRHYLDGDRCDPVVVEITLTRGRTREMKLALYQAIVANLSEVGVRPDDVLILLRESEREDWSLGGGKMQLLDEDLIRKYGWSAPEA is encoded by the coding sequence ATGCCGTTCGTCCGGATCACGCTGAGTACGGACCGTCCCGAACCGATGCGCGCAGCCGTTGCCGAAGGTGTGCGCCGCGCGCTGGTCAGCGCCCTCGGCGTTCCACCGGACGATCGGTTCCAGATCGTCGATGCGCAGCCGGCTGCTGCCTTCCACGTAGACCGTCACTATCTCGACGGTGATCGGTGCGATCCGGTGGTGGTGGAGATCACGCTCACCCGCGGCCGGACCCGGGAGATGAAACTCGCGCTCTACCAGGCGATCGTGGCCAACCTGTCCGAAGTCGGCGTACGACCGGACGATGTGCTGATCCTGCTGCGGGAGTCCGAGCGGGAGGACTGGTCCCTCGGTGGCGGGAAGATGCAGTTGCTCGACGAGGACCTGATCCGCAAGTACGGCTGGTCGGCACCGGAGGCGTGA
- a CDS encoding Acg family FMN-binding oxidoreductase: MAYDGPDEKTLLSLLTLASRAPSIHNSQPWIWRIAEHSIHLYLDRDRWLPATDPDGRDAVISCGAMLHHVRVALAAAGWSTTVHRFPNPAEVDHLAAVEFTAKSPTEKDIALAGAITRRRTDRRRYSSWQVPSAFLKLLADRAAKQGAILTATTDSRGHYALVSLFAEAARLQEGDPAYADELAVWTGRHFGSTDGVPSANTPSGYGDYSSDPRRTFADGTLAQTESADPDAGELLIIGTSSDDPASQLRAGEATSAVLLGATDLGLASCPLSQPLEVADTRRRLRDQVLDGAQCPQLVVRVGWAAATQEPLPVTPRRPVGSFANTLSAY, from the coding sequence GTGGCGTACGACGGACCGGACGAGAAGACGCTGCTTTCGTTGCTGACGTTAGCCAGCCGAGCGCCGTCCATTCACAACAGCCAACCATGGATCTGGCGCATCGCCGAGCATTCCATTCATCTCTATCTGGATCGCGACCGGTGGCTGCCGGCCACCGACCCGGACGGCCGCGACGCGGTCATCAGCTGCGGCGCGATGCTGCACCACGTACGCGTGGCGCTCGCCGCTGCCGGTTGGTCGACCACCGTTCACCGGTTTCCCAACCCGGCGGAGGTCGACCACCTCGCCGCCGTCGAGTTCACCGCGAAATCTCCCACCGAAAAGGACATCGCTCTCGCCGGCGCGATCACCCGTCGACGTACCGACCGCCGCCGATACTCCTCCTGGCAGGTGCCGTCGGCATTTCTCAAGCTGCTGGCCGATCGAGCAGCCAAGCAAGGCGCGATCCTCACAGCGACAACGGACTCGCGCGGGCACTACGCACTCGTGTCCCTGTTCGCGGAGGCCGCGCGCTTGCAGGAAGGCGATCCCGCGTACGCGGACGAGCTCGCTGTCTGGACCGGACGCCATTTCGGCTCCACCGACGGCGTTCCGTCGGCAAACACGCCATCCGGCTATGGCGACTACTCCAGCGACCCGCGGCGTACGTTCGCGGACGGAACCCTTGCGCAGACCGAATCCGCCGACCCGGACGCCGGCGAACTGCTGATCATTGGTACGTCCTCGGACGATCCTGCCTCGCAACTGCGCGCCGGCGAGGCCACCAGCGCCGTCCTGCTCGGCGCGACCGACCTGGGTCTGGCCAGCTGCCCGCTCAGCCAGCCGCTCGAGGTCGCCGATACCCGCCGCCGGCTGCGCGACCAGGTCCTCGACGGTGCGCAATGTCCGCAGCTGGTAGTGCGAGTCGGCTGGGCCGCAGCGACACAGGAGCCCCTGCCGGTGACGCCTCGGCGGCCGGTCGGCAGTTTCGCCAACACACTTTCCGCGTACTGA
- a CDS encoding sensor histidine kinase: protein MIRRQAGATEASLVHRAARRLALQVAGTVAVVVVLLTGVAVSIVVREQHTAADSLLQRAATTADDVGDPPAGMYLAIRSPHGLARTPGTPSGAFDTAAITRVSATGAAEFADRHASGTEFRMFTVRRPGRTVQAVLDLTADHKVRTQLVSALVGAGVAGLLLASLLAAWVSRRVVQPLSDALHLQRRFVADASHELRTPLTLLSARAQLLDRLSGADTGSAYRAEVAGLVDDARQLAGTLDDLLAAADPRGAGPPARLDLALIAASVVAASAGFADDRRISLRDESDGPVPVVGGPVALRRAITALVHNGVRHADSSVVVRVSRERTNAVVEVIDDGPGIDPAVLPRLFGRFVSGAGATRRSGLGLALVSDIAHRHGGAVSTRSRPGQTVFSLVLPLADRS, encoded by the coding sequence ATGATCCGCCGGCAGGCTGGTGCGACGGAGGCCTCGCTGGTCCACCGAGCGGCTCGCCGGCTCGCTCTCCAGGTGGCCGGCACGGTCGCCGTGGTCGTGGTGCTGCTCACCGGCGTCGCGGTGTCGATCGTCGTACGCGAGCAACACACCGCGGCCGACTCGCTGTTGCAGCGCGCCGCGACGACCGCCGACGACGTTGGCGACCCACCCGCCGGCATGTATCTGGCGATCCGGTCTCCGCACGGACTGGCGCGTACGCCGGGGACGCCATCTGGTGCGTTCGACACGGCGGCGATCACGCGCGTGTCAGCGACCGGTGCCGCCGAGTTCGCCGATCGGCACGCCAGCGGGACAGAGTTTCGGATGTTCACCGTGCGCCGGCCTGGACGGACCGTCCAGGCCGTGCTGGACCTGACCGCCGACCACAAAGTGCGTACGCAGCTGGTCTCGGCTCTGGTCGGCGCAGGCGTCGCCGGTCTGCTGCTGGCCAGCCTGCTCGCGGCCTGGGTGAGCCGGCGGGTGGTCCAGCCGCTGTCGGACGCACTACACCTGCAGCGCCGTTTCGTCGCCGATGCGAGTCACGAGCTGCGTACGCCGTTGACGCTGCTCAGCGCTCGCGCGCAGCTGCTCGACCGGCTGTCCGGTGCGGACACCGGCAGCGCCTACCGCGCCGAGGTCGCCGGCCTGGTCGATGACGCGCGACAGCTGGCCGGAACACTCGACGACCTGCTGGCCGCCGCCGACCCACGCGGCGCCGGTCCACCGGCCAGGCTCGATCTGGCCCTGATCGCCGCGAGCGTCGTGGCGGCCAGCGCGGGATTCGCCGACGACCGGCGGATCTCACTCCGCGACGAGTCCGACGGTCCGGTGCCGGTCGTCGGCGGCCCGGTGGCGCTGCGCCGAGCGATCACGGCGCTGGTGCACAACGGCGTACGCCACGCCGACAGCAGTGTTGTCGTAAGAGTGAGCCGCGAGCGTACGAATGCGGTCGTCGAGGTCATAGACGACGGGCCGGGGATCGACCCAGCGGTGCTGCCGCGGCTGTTCGGCCGGTTCGTTTCCGGCGCCGGCGCCACCCGGCGGTCCGGGCTCGGCCTCGCGCTCGTCAGCGACATCGCGCACCGGCACGGCGGCGCCGTCTCCACCCGCAGCCGTCCCGGCCAGACCGTCTTCTCGCTCGTCCTGCCGCTCGCCGACCGGTCGTAG
- a CDS encoding NADH-ubiquinone oxidoreductase-F iron-sulfur binding region domain-containing protein yields the protein MIAASPRLLSGWSAAGPIQLSAHLREHGPLPLSGLDTAAGGRRWIAEVAASGLRGRGGAGFPTGRKLQAVVGEHRRPVVVANGCEGDPGSSKDAALLAVAPHLVLDGLIATAVATRASRVVLCTHDRAPGLRSVRAALSQRRDPLRIELAGLPPRYVASAESSLVNFLNTGRAVPTSGGTRAYERGVDGRPTLVCNVETFAHLALLSRHGGRWFRERGTADSPGTTLVTVSGAVAAAGVYETDFGTTIGDLAALAGGPTGPIRAVLVGGYAGSWLPATIAECLPFTHADLGAAGASLGIAALDFLPVERSGLRTTARMLRYLADESAGQCGPCRFGLPAIADDFARLTRGVPAAHTPLHRRLQTLTRRGACAHPDGAVRLAASALSTFADEIPATHSARGDAVGRARVPNGGRR from the coding sequence GTGATCGCGGCGTCGCCTCGGCTGCTGTCCGGCTGGTCGGCCGCCGGTCCGATCCAGCTGAGCGCACATTTGCGTGAGCACGGTCCACTGCCGCTGTCCGGTCTCGACACCGCTGCCGGCGGCCGCCGGTGGATCGCCGAGGTCGCCGCATCGGGACTGCGCGGTCGCGGCGGCGCCGGATTTCCGACCGGACGCAAACTCCAGGCCGTCGTCGGTGAGCATCGCCGGCCGGTCGTCGTGGCCAATGGCTGTGAAGGCGATCCAGGCAGCAGCAAGGACGCCGCGCTGCTCGCCGTCGCACCGCACCTCGTTCTGGACGGCCTGATCGCGACCGCTGTGGCGACTCGTGCCTCACGGGTCGTGCTGTGTACGCACGATCGCGCGCCAGGGCTCCGATCAGTGCGTGCCGCGCTTTCCCAGCGCCGTGATCCGCTGCGGATCGAGCTCGCCGGCCTGCCGCCGCGCTATGTCGCCAGTGCCGAGTCGTCGCTGGTCAACTTCCTGAACACCGGCCGCGCCGTCCCCACCAGCGGTGGGACACGCGCGTACGAGCGCGGCGTCGACGGCCGGCCGACGTTGGTCTGCAATGTCGAGACCTTCGCGCACCTGGCCCTGCTGAGCCGTCACGGTGGACGCTGGTTCCGCGAACGCGGCACGGCCGACTCGCCCGGCACGACACTGGTGACGGTGTCCGGCGCCGTCGCCGCCGCCGGTGTGTACGAGACCGACTTCGGCACGACCATCGGCGACCTGGCCGCGCTCGCCGGCGGGCCGACCGGACCGATACGCGCGGTCCTCGTCGGCGGGTACGCCGGTTCCTGGCTGCCAGCCACGATCGCCGAATGCCTGCCGTTCACCCACGCGGACCTCGGCGCGGCCGGTGCGAGCCTCGGCATCGCCGCACTGGACTTCCTGCCTGTCGAGCGGTCCGGGCTGCGTACGACCGCGCGGATGCTGCGCTATCTGGCGGACGAGTCGGCCGGCCAATGCGGTCCGTGCAGGTTCGGATTGCCGGCCATCGCCGACGACTTCGCGAGATTGACGCGCGGCGTACCAGCGGCGCACACGCCACTGCATCGTCGTCTGCAGACGCTGACGCGCCGTGGTGCGTGTGCGCATCCCGATGGTGCGGTCAGGCTGGCAGCCAGCGCGCTCTCCACTTTCGCCGACGAGATTCCGGCGACGCACTCGGCCCGCGGCGACGCGGTCGGACGTGCGCGCGTGCCGAATGGCGGACGCCGATGA
- a CDS encoding ferric reductase-like transmembrane domain-containing protein: MTHALWYASRATGLVALLLLTATVTVGALHTGRLRGPRGGRLVLSTLHSDLSLLILVFLVIHAGSAVLDPYAGIRWVDAVVPFASAYQPMPLGLGAVAFDLLLALLVTSLTRALIGLRGWRIVHWLAYVCWPVAIVHGLLIGGADSRLWWVLLVTAGCAVAVTVAVSWRLVVRRQDARVRPAAARDRR, from the coding sequence GTGACCCACGCGCTCTGGTACGCGAGCCGCGCCACCGGACTGGTGGCGCTCCTGCTGCTGACCGCGACCGTCACGGTCGGTGCGCTGCACACCGGCCGGCTGCGTGGCCCGCGCGGCGGCCGGCTCGTGTTGTCGACGCTGCACAGCGACCTCTCGTTGCTGATCCTGGTGTTTCTGGTGATCCACGCCGGCTCCGCCGTGCTGGATCCGTACGCCGGCATCCGCTGGGTCGACGCCGTCGTGCCGTTCGCGTCCGCCTATCAACCGATGCCGCTCGGCCTGGGCGCGGTTGCGTTCGACCTGCTGCTGGCATTGCTGGTCACGAGCCTGACACGGGCCCTGATCGGCCTTCGCGGCTGGCGGATCGTGCATTGGCTGGCGTACGTCTGTTGGCCGGTCGCGATCGTTCACGGACTGCTCATCGGTGGCGCCGACAGCCGACTCTGGTGGGTGCTGCTCGTCACCGCCGGATGCGCGGTCGCGGTCACCGTCGCGGTGTCCTGGCGGCTGGTCGTACGCCGTCAGGACGCTCGGGTCCGGCCGGCCGCGGCGCGGGATCGCCGGTGA
- a CDS encoding ferredoxin translates to MTSHRSHLAVDPIGCQGHGLCAELLPELIELDEWGYPILRPGPVPRHLRREARSAVHHCPSLALRLR, encoded by the coding sequence ATGACCAGTCACCGATCCCACCTGGCCGTCGATCCGATCGGCTGCCAGGGCCACGGTCTGTGCGCCGAGTTGCTTCCCGAGCTCATCGAGCTCGACGAATGGGGATATCCGATTCTGCGTCCCGGGCCGGTGCCGCGACACCTGCGCCGTGAGGCTCGTTCCGCCGTCCATCACTGTCCGAGCCTCGCATTGCGACTGCGGTGA
- a CDS encoding ATP-binding cassette domain-containing protein → MSGIAVDGLTRRFGAVAAVTELSFTARPGRVTGFLGPNGAGKTTTLRILLGLEHADAGTARIDGRRYRDLRHPLRHVGALLDARWTHPHRTARAHLRWLAASNGLDHKRVDEVLEQVGLSGVRHRRPAGFSLGMAQRLGLATALLGDPSVVLLDEPVNGLDPEGVRWIRRLMRRLAADGRTVLVSSHLLAEMVNTADDLVVIGRGRLLAQCTVDELIDKAAVATVRVRCADAGRFANALRHRGLRVETDGDGLLVHTGDAALVGHVAADNAVVLHELTPRRGSLEDVFLRLTSGAVEFHGMEARR, encoded by the coding sequence GTGAGCGGCATCGCCGTCGACGGCCTGACCAGGCGGTTTGGCGCGGTCGCCGCGGTCACCGAGCTCAGCTTCACGGCCCGTCCCGGTCGGGTGACCGGCTTCCTCGGACCCAACGGCGCCGGCAAGACGACGACGCTGCGGATCCTGCTCGGCCTGGAGCACGCGGACGCAGGGACCGCGCGCATCGACGGCCGGCGCTATCGCGACCTGCGCCACCCGCTGCGACATGTCGGTGCGCTGTTGGACGCTCGATGGACGCATCCGCATCGCACCGCGCGAGCGCATCTGCGCTGGCTGGCCGCGTCCAACGGCCTCGACCACAAACGCGTGGACGAGGTGCTCGAACAGGTGGGCCTGAGCGGCGTACGGCATCGCCGGCCGGCCGGTTTCTCGCTCGGCATGGCGCAGCGGCTGGGCCTGGCCACCGCACTGCTGGGAGACCCATCGGTCGTACTGCTGGACGAACCGGTCAACGGCCTGGACCCGGAAGGCGTCCGGTGGATCCGCCGGCTGATGCGGCGGCTGGCCGCCGACGGCCGGACCGTACTGGTCTCCAGTCACCTGCTTGCCGAGATGGTCAACACGGCCGACGACCTGGTGGTGATCGGCCGCGGACGGCTGCTGGCGCAATGCACCGTCGACGAACTGATCGACAAGGCCGCGGTGGCGACCGTACGAGTTCGCTGCGCCGATGCCGGTCGTTTCGCCAATGCGCTGCGCCATCGCGGACTGCGTGTCGAGACCGATGGCGACGGCCTGCTCGTACACACCGGCGATGCCGCGCTGGTCGGCCACGTCGCCGCCGACAACGCCGTCGTCCTGCACGAGCTCACACCGCGGCGCGGCTCGCTCGAAGACGTGTTCCTGCGACTGACCAGTGGCGCCGTCGAATTCCATGGAATGGAGGCCCGCCGATGA
- a CDS encoding DUF2231 domain-containing protein: MPTFISGLPLHVLVVHAVVVFVPLAALSAAVCAVWPAARRRYGWLAVAVTFVATAAIPIATNSGEALRDRLPRDPLIGAHAELGDQMLVYVAPLLVLLAGLVTVELLRTRAITDAGDATNRVQVRWMRPATIGLAALVVLFAVLSCVQVVRVGDSGARAAWSDTQYTAPSDRGQRD, translated from the coding sequence ATGCCGACTTTCATCAGCGGGTTGCCGTTGCATGTTCTCGTCGTCCACGCGGTCGTGGTCTTCGTACCACTGGCCGCGCTGAGCGCCGCTGTCTGTGCCGTCTGGCCGGCAGCGCGACGGCGGTACGGATGGCTCGCCGTCGCGGTCACGTTCGTTGCCACGGCGGCGATTCCGATCGCTACGAACAGCGGTGAGGCGCTGCGCGACCGGCTCCCCCGCGATCCGCTCATCGGTGCTCACGCCGAGCTCGGCGACCAGATGCTGGTGTACGTCGCACCGCTGTTGGTGTTGTTGGCCGGCCTGGTGACCGTCGAGCTGCTGCGTACACGTGCCATCACCGATGCCGGCGACGCGACGAACCGGGTCCAGGTCAGGTGGATGCGGCCAGCCACCATCGGATTGGCCGCACTCGTCGTCCTTTTCGCCGTACTGTCGTGCGTCCAGGTGGTCCGCGTTGGTGACTCCGGCGCTCGCGCGGCATGGAGCGACACGCAGTACACCGCACCGAGCGACCGGGGCCAACGAGACTGA
- a CDS encoding FAD-dependent monooxygenase: MDVFVVGAGPTGLTLACELAREVLTASGWDAGPTVPCPELPLWTPQWRVEQVLRGLLSRSDVEVERSSEVVGLAQDGDGVTVTLVRDGRQIELRAAYVVGCDGARSTVRRLLGISFDGETLEEDQGLIADVRVDGLDRDRSHVWIDPERGFLGLRPLPSTDDFQFQSSAVEGELTVATPAARVRAGDRPSRRPPPIGVLAVALPGQRRHSRRVLEDSEVRRRRSHGDGAGGLKGLSDRDTSGLTFTYATEPGDRLAAGDRAPDAVNAHTGGRLFDLFRGPHWTVLAFGSAYEETPRWIAARGGSLAYRIDAEWKADEAYGVDTDLGGDALFVVRPDAHLGFVSRDADDRPVIAYLAAHTP, encoded by the coding sequence ATGGATGTCTTTGTGGTGGGGGCTGGTCCGACCGGCCTCACGTTGGCGTGTGAGCTGGCGCGCGAGGTGCTCACCGCCTCCGGCTGGGACGCCGGGCCGACCGTGCCCTGTCCGGAGCTGCCGCTGTGGACGCCGCAGTGGCGCGTCGAGCAGGTGCTTCGCGGACTGCTGAGCCGGTCGGATGTCGAGGTCGAGCGCTCCAGTGAGGTCGTCGGGCTGGCACAGGACGGCGACGGCGTCACGGTGACGCTGGTACGCGACGGCCGCCAGATCGAGCTGCGTGCCGCGTACGTGGTCGGCTGCGACGGCGCGCGCAGCACTGTCCGGCGGTTGCTCGGTATCTCGTTCGACGGCGAGACGCTGGAGGAGGACCAGGGCCTGATCGCGGACGTACGCGTCGACGGCCTCGACCGCGACCGCAGCCACGTGTGGATTGATCCGGAGCGGGGGTTTCTCGGTCTCAGGCCGCTGCCGAGCACCGACGACTTCCAGTTCCAGTCGTCGGCCGTGGAAGGCGAGCTGACCGTGGCGACCCCTGCGGCGCGTGTTCGAGCAGGTGACCGGCCTTCCCGGCGACCGCCTCCGATCGGCGTCCTGGCTGTCGCGCTACCAGGCCAACGTAGGCATAGCCGGCGCGTGCTGGAGGATTCCGAGGTCCGCCGCCGGCGCTCGCACGGCGACGGCGCCGGCGGCCTGAAAGGCCTGTCCGACCGTGACACCTCCGGCCTGACCTTCACGTACGCGACCGAGCCGGGTGATCGCCTCGCCGCCGGTGACCGGGCGCCGGACGCCGTCAACGCGCACACCGGCGGCCGGCTGTTCGACCTGTTCCGCGGACCGCACTGGACGGTGCTCGCCTTCGGTTCCGCGTACGAGGAGACGCCGCGGTGGATCGCCGCGCGAGGTGGCTCGCTGGCATACCGGATCGACGCCGAGTGGAAGGCCGACGAGGCGTACGGCGTGGACACCGACCTGGGCGGTGACGCGCTGTTTGTCGTACGTCCAGATGCTCATCTCGGTTTCGTGTCGCGTGACGCCGACGACCGCCCGGTCATCGCCTACCTCGCGGCGCACACGCCGTGA
- a CDS encoding FAD:protein FMN transferase → MTAVSQPAGIEIFGTTASIVVTDPTRQTLAEEILRVETAAIDQACSRFRDDSELRVLSARPGRASGLSPLLTGLLGGALRVARATGGLVDPTVGAAVRGLGYDRDFAAVPTDRTQATVRPRPAPGWWQIRLDADRREVVIPAGVEVDLGATAKAYAADRIAARVAAEARCGVLVDLGGDIAVAGDAPAGGWLVGVDDGPPHGVGATIAMWSGGLATSSVLRRRWRMAGRELHHIVDPRTGDLPAPVWGNVSVAADSCLDANAASTAAIVLGEAAPGWLETRGLPARLRSLAGHCLSVADWPDGRS, encoded by the coding sequence ATGACGGCCGTGTCACAACCGGCCGGCATCGAGATTTTCGGCACCACCGCGTCGATCGTGGTCACCGACCCGACCCGGCAGACGTTGGCGGAGGAGATCCTGCGGGTGGAGACAGCGGCGATCGACCAGGCCTGCAGCCGCTTTCGCGACGACTCGGAGCTCCGGGTCCTGTCCGCCAGGCCGGGCCGGGCCAGCGGACTGAGCCCGTTGCTCACCGGCCTGCTCGGCGGCGCGCTCCGGGTCGCCAGGGCCACCGGCGGGCTCGTCGACCCGACGGTCGGGGCCGCCGTCCGCGGTCTCGGTTACGACCGGGACTTCGCCGCGGTGCCAACCGACCGTACGCAGGCCACGGTCCGGCCGCGACCAGCGCCTGGCTGGTGGCAGATCCGGCTGGACGCAGACCGGCGCGAGGTCGTCATCCCGGCCGGAGTCGAGGTGGATCTCGGCGCGACGGCCAAGGCGTACGCGGCCGATCGGATCGCCGCGCGCGTCGCCGCCGAGGCCCGTTGCGGCGTCCTGGTGGACCTCGGCGGAGACATCGCGGTGGCCGGTGACGCGCCGGCTGGCGGCTGGCTGGTCGGCGTCGACGACGGTCCACCACACGGTGTCGGTGCGACCATCGCCATGTGGTCCGGTGGACTCGCGACCTCCAGCGTCCTGCGCCGCCGGTGGCGAATGGCTGGTCGCGAGTTGCACCACATCGTCGATCCCCGCACCGGGGACCTACCCGCTCCGGTGTGGGGCAATGTCAGCGTCGCGGCGGACAGCTGCCTCGACGCCAACGCGGCGAGTACGGCGGCGATCGTCCTCGGCGAGGCCGCGCCAGGTTGGCTGGAGACGCGCGGCCTGCCGGCTCGGCTGCGATCCCTGGCTGGACATTGCCTGTCGGTCGCCGACTGGCCGGACGGCCGGTCGTGA
- a CDS encoding TetR/AcrR family transcriptional regulator, with amino-acid sequence MNAVPRQPLSRQRILDAALQVGDEHGLEAISMRRVAKQLGVEAMSLYNHVPNKAAMVAGMLEHVFGSITVPPRDAPWPDRLRALGLSMHRELAAHPVAVTLIVTDRAAPRHRAALQPIEEMFAALHDAGLDAARAAVTAEAFTALIFGTVLLRPARQTTSQADRDELEWFRHTVTANDFPHLHNAFGAAGTAAGIGYQLELLITGIQVQAKRLA; translated from the coding sequence GTGAACGCTGTGCCACGTCAGCCGCTGTCGCGGCAGCGCATCCTGGACGCCGCGCTCCAGGTCGGCGACGAGCACGGCCTGGAGGCGATCTCGATGCGGCGCGTCGCCAAACAGCTCGGTGTCGAGGCGATGTCGTTGTACAACCACGTCCCCAACAAGGCGGCGATGGTCGCCGGCATGCTGGAGCACGTGTTCGGCAGCATCACCGTCCCGCCACGGGACGCGCCGTGGCCGGACCGGCTGCGCGCCCTCGGCCTGAGCATGCACCGAGAGCTCGCCGCGCATCCGGTCGCCGTCACGCTCATCGTGACCGATCGCGCCGCGCCACGGCACCGCGCCGCACTCCAGCCAATCGAGGAAATGTTCGCCGCGCTGCACGACGCGGGCCTGGACGCCGCGCGAGCCGCCGTCACGGCCGAGGCGTTCACCGCGCTGATCTTCGGCACCGTACTGTTGCGGCCGGCTCGACAGACCACGTCACAGGCCGACCGGGACGAACTCGAATGGTTTCGGCACACGGTCACCGCAAACGACTTTCCGCACCTCCACAACGCTTTCGGCGCCGCCGGAACGGCAGCCGGCATCGGTTATCAGCTCGAGCTGCTGATCACCGGCATCCAGGTGCAGGCCAAGCGGCTGGCATGA
- a CDS encoding response regulator transcription factor has product MGERPRVLVVEDNAELVRILTTVLADEGYQVEAAADGQRGLHAGLTRAYDVIVLDRGLPAIEGVDLLQRWRGRGVTTPVLILSALGNPADRIEGLDAGAEDYLSKPFDFGELLARLRALRRRHLDDARTLPVGDRLLDLDTRQLRPRGATAGVQLSERECALLSVLAGRPARVFSRRELIGLVFADADSEVVVDTYVHYLRRKAGRGLVRTIRGRGFQLGPG; this is encoded by the coding sequence ATGGGTGAGCGGCCGCGGGTCCTCGTGGTCGAGGACAACGCCGAGCTGGTGCGGATCCTCACGACCGTGCTCGCCGACGAGGGCTACCAGGTCGAGGCCGCGGCCGACGGCCAGCGTGGCCTGCACGCCGGGCTCACGCGTGCGTACGACGTCATCGTCCTCGACCGCGGACTGCCGGCCATCGAAGGCGTCGACCTGTTGCAACGGTGGCGCGGCCGAGGCGTGACGACACCGGTGCTGATCCTGTCCGCGCTGGGTAATCCGGCGGACCGGATCGAGGGCCTGGACGCCGGGGCCGAGGACTACCTGTCCAAGCCGTTCGACTTCGGCGAGCTGCTGGCCCGGTTGCGCGCGCTGCGACGCCGTCACCTGGACGACGCTCGTACGCTGCCGGTCGGCGATCGGCTGCTCGACCTGGACACCAGGCAGTTGCGGCCACGCGGCGCGACCGCCGGTGTCCAGCTCTCCGAACGAGAGTGCGCGCTGCTGTCGGTCCTGGCCGGCCGGCCGGCGCGGGTCTTCAGTCGCCGCGAGCTGATCGGCCTGGTGTTCGCCGACGCCGACAGTGAGGTCGTGGTCGACACGTATGTGCACTATCTGCGCCGCAAGGCCGGGCGCGGACTGGTGCGCACGATCCGCGGCCGCGGCTTCCAGCTCGGACCGGGATGA